A region from the Cydia fagiglandana chromosome 23, ilCydFagi1.1, whole genome shotgun sequence genome encodes:
- the LOC134675800 gene encoding 3-oxoacyl-[acyl-carrier-protein] reductase FabG-like, translated as MPFLNKVVLITGAGSGIGEAAAIKFAKGHARLALVDLRADILKKSAENCEKISKTKVLKIVADVSKEDDVKMIVEVTLKEYGRLDVLVNCAGIHGEVTVFDDNVMDKFDNIIKVNLRSMVALTHAASGALIESKGNIVNVSSVRAKAGAVSFAYSVSKAGVSQFTKAAALDLAPHVRVNAVLPGPVKTNLMIHAGLGSKPSLAGKEPLKRETKTEDVAELITFLASEAATSITGSEYVVDGGFLLEH; from the coding sequence ATgccttttttaaataaagtagTATTAATCACTGGCGCTGGTTCAGGCATCGGTGAAGCTGCAGCGATCAAATTTGCTAAAGGACACGCCAGATTAGCATTAGTCGACCTCCGAGCAGACATTTTAAAGAAATCTGCAGAGAATTGTGAAAAAATCAGTAAAACTAAAGTTCTAAAGATCGTTGCTGATGTTTCCAAAGAAGATGATGTGAAAATGATTGTTGAAGTGACTCTCAAAGAGTATGGAAGACTAGATGTACTAGTTAACTGCGCTGGTATACATGGAGAAGTAACTGTATTTGATGATAACGTTATGGATAAATTTGACAATATTATTAAAGTGAATTTAAGGAGTATGGTAGCTTTAACTCATGCTGCTAGCGGTGCTTTAATCGAAAGCAAAGGTAATATTGTGAATGTTTCGAGTGTAAGAGCGAAAGCCGGCGCTGTAAGTTTTGCTTATTCCGTATCGAAGGCTGGAGTGTCACAGTTCACAAAAGCTGCTGCATTAGATTTAGCACCGCATGTAAGAGTGAATGCAGTTTTGCCAGGGCCCGTGAAGACAAATCTTATGATACATGCTGGTCTTGGTTCGAAGCCAAGCTTAGCAGGAAAAGAGCCCTTGAAGAGAGAGACTAAGACAGAAGATGTGGCTGAATTGATAACATTCTTGGCTAGTGAGGCTGCTACGAGCATTACTGGTTCAGAATATGTGGTTGATGGTGGTTTTTTGTTAGAACATTAA